A stretch of Bradyrhizobium sp. AZCC 2262 DNA encodes these proteins:
- a CDS encoding IS5 family transposase: MRPRERRETGQADLLRSRLDAIIDMGHPLVKLAQTIDWSFLEQRFGAVYEDKPGRPPLPTRLMAGLAILKHTYDLSDEVLCERWVENPYYQFFCGEEFFQHRLVFDRSSLTRWRQRMGEEKLQALLQESLAVASKTEAIKPADLNRVIIDTTVQPKNVMFPTDARLLNRAREILVRLAKRYGVKLRQSYARVGKFALIKHQRYAHAKQFKRANRALKKLKIYLGRIIRDIGRKLGGNADLLGGVVLERMLARARQVLEQKQRQRGPKLYSLHAPEVECIGKGKAHRPYEFGVKVSVATTLAHAKGGQFVSHVKALPGNPYDGHTLATVIPEMEALIGNTIERALLDKGYRGHNAPPDYKFRVFISGQKRRVTPQIKRQLRRRSAVEPVIGHLKSEHRMGRNYLWHREGDAINAVLAAVGYNFRRLICWLRLLLWQIIATFPGSIQPENPGFFTADYLPHHNRRCRHR; the protein is encoded by the coding sequence ATGCGACCAAGGGAACGACGAGAGACGGGACAAGCCGATCTTCTGCGCTCGCGGCTGGACGCGATCATCGACATGGGCCACCCGCTGGTGAAGCTGGCACAGACGATCGACTGGTCGTTCCTGGAGCAGCGGTTCGGGGCGGTCTATGAGGACAAGCCGGGCCGGCCGCCATTGCCGACCCGCCTGATGGCGGGACTCGCGATCCTCAAGCACACCTACGACCTCTCTGATGAGGTGTTGTGCGAGCGCTGGGTGGAGAACCCCTATTACCAGTTCTTCTGCGGCGAGGAGTTCTTCCAGCACCGGTTGGTGTTCGATCGCTCTTCGCTGACGCGCTGGCGACAGCGGATGGGCGAGGAGAAGTTGCAGGCCTTGCTGCAGGAGAGCCTTGCGGTGGCCAGCAAGACCGAGGCGATCAAACCGGCCGATCTTAATCGGGTCATCATTGATACGACGGTGCAGCCCAAGAACGTGATGTTCCCGACCGATGCCAGGCTGCTGAACCGCGCCCGCGAGATCCTGGTCCGGCTGGCGAAGCGATATGGTGTCAAGCTGCGCCAGTCCTATGCCAGGGTGGGCAAGTTCGCGCTGATCAAGCACCAGCGTTATGCCCACGCCAAGCAGTTCAAGCGCGCCAACAGAGCCTTGAAGAAGCTCAAAATCTATCTCGGCCGCATCATCCGCGACATAGGCCGCAAACTCGGCGGCAACGCCGACTTGCTCGGGGGGGTCGTGTTGGAGCGCATGCTGGCGCGGGCGCGACAAGTGCTCGAGCAGAAGCAGCGCCAGCGTGGCCCGAAGCTCTACTCGCTGCACGCGCCGGAGGTGGAATGCATCGGCAAGGGCAAGGCGCACCGGCCTTACGAGTTCGGCGTCAAGGTCTCGGTCGCCACTACGCTGGCGCACGCCAAGGGCGGGCAGTTCGTGAGCCATGTGAAGGCGCTGCCCGGCAACCCCTATGACGGCCACACACTTGCAACCGTCATCCCCGAGATGGAGGCGCTGATCGGCAACACCATCGAGCGCGCGCTCCTCGACAAGGGCTATCGCGGCCACAACGCTCCGCCCGATTACAAGTTCAGGGTGTTCATCTCAGGACAGAAGCGGCGGGTGACGCCACAGATCAAGCGCCAGCTGCGACGGCGTTCCGCCGTCGAGCCGGTCATCGGCCACCTCAAATCCGAGCACCGCATGGGCCGCAACTACCTCTGGCATCGTGAAGGCGACGCCATCAACGCCGTCCTCGCCGCCGTCGGCTATAACTTCCGCCGCCTGATCTGCTGGCTCAGGCTCTTGTTGTGGCAAATCATCGCCACCTTCCCCGGGTCAATCCAGCCTGAAAATCCAGGATTCTTCACGGCCGACTATCTACCTCATCACAATCGACGATGCAGGCATCGATGA
- a CDS encoding flavin monoamine oxidase family protein, with translation MSSLPSSVDVAIIGAGAAGLGAANALKNSGLSVLVLEARDRVGGRAHTIMASPDVTFDVGCGWLHSADENSFVKIAERLGFEINKSLPPWRERAYGKAFPQEDRDDFIRALDAFYDRAEKAAIDAEQSGRDVAASLSLEPGNRWNPMIDAISTYINGCELDQVSILDMDAYEDTDLNWRIRRGYGTLIAAYGATCPLALKCEVTLIDHSAKRVRIETSRGTLTADKVIVTVPTNLIADEAIRFHPPLPAKVDAARGLPLGLADKVTLALDQPETLPKEGNLRAATMRTEMGTYHIRPFGQPCIEGFFGGRFAQSLEDGGEGAIAAASIDEIVSFLGNDFRRKLKPLAESRWAHDPFARGSYSHALPGHAGDREVLAAPVDGRLFFAGEATSPGFFSTAHGARDSGDRAAKEILHAINK, from the coding sequence ATGTCCTCCCTCCCCTCCTCTGTCGATGTCGCCATCATCGGCGCCGGCGCCGCCGGCCTCGGCGCCGCGAACGCGCTGAAGAATTCCGGCCTCTCCGTCCTCGTGCTGGAAGCGCGCGATCGCGTCGGCGGCCGGGCGCACACCATCATGGCCTCGCCTGACGTCACCTTCGACGTCGGCTGCGGCTGGCTGCATTCGGCGGACGAAAATTCCTTCGTCAAAATCGCCGAACGGCTCGGCTTCGAAATCAACAAGTCACTGCCGCCCTGGCGCGAACGCGCCTATGGCAAGGCATTTCCACAAGAAGATCGCGACGACTTCATCCGCGCTCTGGATGCGTTCTACGATCGCGCCGAGAAGGCCGCGATCGACGCCGAGCAGAGCGGCCGAGACGTTGCCGCCAGCCTGTCTCTCGAGCCCGGCAACCGCTGGAACCCGATGATCGATGCGATCTCGACCTACATCAATGGCTGCGAGCTCGATCAGGTCTCCATTCTAGACATGGACGCCTATGAGGATACCGACCTCAACTGGCGCATCCGCCGCGGCTACGGCACGCTGATTGCCGCCTATGGCGCGACATGTCCGCTCGCGCTCAAGTGCGAGGTGACTCTGATCGATCATTCAGCAAAGCGCGTCCGCATCGAAACTTCGCGGGGCACGCTGACGGCCGACAAGGTGATCGTCACCGTGCCGACCAATTTGATCGCCGACGAAGCCATCCGCTTTCATCCGCCCTTGCCGGCAAAAGTCGACGCCGCGCGCGGCCTGCCGCTCGGCCTCGCCGACAAGGTGACACTCGCTTTGGACCAGCCGGAGACACTGCCGAAAGAAGGCAATCTGCGCGCCGCCACCATGCGCACCGAAATGGGCACCTATCACATCCGCCCATTCGGCCAGCCCTGCATCGAAGGCTTTTTCGGCGGCCGTTTTGCGCAATCGCTGGAAGACGGCGGCGAAGGCGCAATTGCCGCCGCGAGCATCGACGAGATCGTCTCGTTTCTCGGCAACGATTTTCGCCGCAAGCTGAAACCGCTTGCAGAATCGCGCTGGGCCCACGACCCGTTTGCGCGCGGTTCGTATTCGCACGCGCTGCCGGGCCACGCGGGGGACCGCGAAGTGCTGGCCGCGCCGGTCGACGGGCGATTATTCTTTGCGGGAGAGGCGACGTCGCCGGGGTTTTTCTCGACCGCGCATGGGGCAAGGGATTCGGGAGACAGGGCGGCGAAAGAAATACTACACGCTATCAACAAGTAG